The genomic segment cattatctCGGATCTTTCATCATTGTATGGATTATTTTAGATTCCGATCATCTTCTTTAGGTAGGAGGAGTACGGCTTCTGAAaccgatcatcatcatcatcatcagttaaTCCCTAGAATCAGTAGGAAATATCGTTCATTGAGCTTTGATTCGGGTCTTCGTCTGATTGCTTCCCTTTCGAATAATCATCAGAGAATTGAGTCTCCGACGACAAGGTTGGTTATGTCATCTTCTGTCTCAAACTCTGACCGGAAGATCGTTACTGGTTCCGCTGGTTCTATTCTTGAAGACGTTCCTCATTTCACCGATGACTTCCCTGATTGCCCTGTACGTTTGTTTCTCCTCtgcctttttagttttttgataATGTGGAAGCGGGAAAAATAATAAAGTCTGAAACTTTTTTACATGATTATGCTTTTAAAGTTACCTTTTTTAAATAGCTTTAACGTTTCTTTTGTTAGCCAATGAAtgatttcttctctgattttgttattttgtgtttatgtgaTGAATACTTCAGACATATCCAAATCCGTTACAAGACAACGCTGCTTACTCAGTTGTTAAGTAAGTTACcgttttgtttgcttttctACCTTAGGGAACTTGACCTTTCTTTTTACTTGTTGTGATTGAATCATCAGCTTGTTGATTGATTCAAATCCAATGTGTTTTCAGGCAGtattttgttgatgatgatgacactgTTCCTCAAAAAGTAAGTAAAAACACTCTCTCCTTTAGCCATTAGTATTCGATTATATTGTATTGTATATCTTGTTAATGAAGATTCGGGTGCCGCCCTTTTGTAGATAGTTGTTCATCCTGATAGTCCTAGAGGAACACATTTCCGCCGTGCTGGACCACGTCAAAGGGTATTATTTCTGTCTATTGTTATACCTGAAGAGTGTATGCTTAAGTTAAAGTAGGAGAGCGTTGATGGAATGTTTTTGCTTACGCAGGTTTACTTTAATTCAGACGATGTTCTTGCTTGCATTGTTACTTGTGGTGGTCTGTGTCCAGGGCTTAATACTGTGATCAGAGAGATAGTTTGTGGTTTATCTTACATGTATGGTGTCAAGAGAATCCTTGGAATTGATGTAAGTCCCATCGGTTTAGTTGTTATTACAGCATTGCTCTTACTCGATATATAAGTCTTGATTGAGATCAGTTGTCGCTTTCAGGGAGGTTACAGGGGATTTTACGCGAGAAACACAATCCATTTGGATACAAATACAGTGAATGATATCCATAGAAGCGGAGGAACCATCCTTGGGACTTCAAGAGGTGGTCACGACACCACCAAGATTGTAGATAGTATTCAAGATCGTGGGATTAACCAGGTTTGTGCTTTACTTAATTCAACAATCAATCTGCATAAGAATTACAttgaaaatgatgcaaaacgcTTGtctgttttgaaattttaccAGGTTTATATAATCGGTGGTGATGGATCACAGAAAGGAGCAGCTGCTATATTCGAGGTAAGCAACACTTCTGCTGATCAGTTCATTTGGTTGATATATATCTGATGACTCTCTCTGCAGGAAATTAGAAGACGCAAGCTTAAAGTTGCGGTTGCAGGAATCCCAAAAACAATTGACAATGATATTCCTGTAAAACTTTTTTCCCCTAtggtttgaaattttgaatcttgTATCCTAGTTTATTATGGTTGTATAATATAATGACTGTTTACTCTTTCTATATACAGATTATCGATAGATCATTCGGGTTTGACACAGCTGTAGAAGAGGCTCAACGTGCTATCAATGCTGCTCATGTCGAAGCTACAAGCTTTGAGAACGGTATTGGTCTTGTGAAGTTAATGGGACGGTACAGCGGTAAGCAGTTTCCCTTTACTAGGGTAGTTTTCACTTAAGTTAAGTTGAGCAGCGAAGAgatgtttacatattttgtaagGGTTTATGCAGGATTCATTGCAATGTATGCAACTCTAGCAAGCCGAGATGTTGACTGTTGCTTGATCCCGGAGTCTCCATTTTTTCTTGAAGGCCCTGGCGGGCTTTTTGAATTTATTGCTAAACGGCTAAAGGAGAGTGGTCATATGGTGATTGTAATTGCAGAAGGTGCGGGACAAGATTTGTTGGCTGAAAGCATAGAAGAGTCAAAAACTCTCAAAGATGCCTCCGGAAACAAACTTTTACAAGACGTTGGCTTATGGATCTCTCAACGGATCAAGGTTAACATATTGATTTTCTCGTACAAACTTGAGAAAAGACCAAGACATTGATTTGCTTACTTATATCTCTTCTTATGCAGGATCATTTTGCCAAGAAGATGACTCTTAACCTCAAATACATAGGTATATAGATACCTtatgagttttttcttttgtgcgTGTCTTCGGAAAAATGAGAGATAAAAGTTATGTTTTCCTTTCAGATCCAACCTACATGATAAGGGCTGTTCCGAGCAATGCATCAGACAATGTTTGCTGCACGCTATTAGCTCAAAGTGCGGTTCATGGAGTGATGGCTGGTTACAATGGCTTCACCGTTGGCCTTGTCAATGGCAGACATACTTACATTCCTTTCTATGTGAGTCTCAaagaatcaaaatttttttatttttaagccTGTTGTATGCTGAAATACCCATTGTGAATCAACCTCAGTATCTCTTACATTTACCGATGTTATAACATTGGTTTGCATATCATGCAGAGGATCACTGAGAAACAGAACAAGGTGGTTATCACTGACAGAATGTGGGCGAGGCTTTTGTCTTCAACGAATCAGCCAAGTTTCATGAAGCACGAAGACATTGAGTCGAATCAGTTGGTTGGTGAACCAGGCACCATGAAATGGTAAACAATACTTTCTGCAGAAACATTTATTTGTGTTTGACTTGAGAGGAGATCTTTGTTTGGGGGAAGTAAGGTTTCTTTATTGAATAGAAGcttttcaaaatgttttataaTAGTCGTCaagcaaagagaagagagatatataACTCCTTCTGAGAATAATAATGTAATGACTCTTGGATTGATTTTACGCTTcaccaaaattgtaatttactATCTGTAATCATTAATCAATCTATCTATACTCTTATGATCAAGATGGTAAATGATATTATGTCTTGTCCTGTCATCTCAACTGCAACTTTGGTTCTGTACATATCCCACCAAATCTTGTTTTGAAGTTCATACATCTTTAATCAACTTTATATGATAGAAAATGAGGAAATCATCATAACTAGCAAACTTAATGACTGATTTACAATTGAATCAAGCTGCAGCTGGTTTCCCATCTTTTCGAGGATCACTAACTGCAGTGAGTAACCCCTTCAATTGTTTCGACttctttccaaattttcttccaatttcaataaacatatcttcttctttgtcttccttgAAACTCTGAACAATAAGTTGAACAATAGCTTTACCTGAAACCTCCTCAAATTCATGTCCTCTCTCTGCTAAAAACATCTTTGTATCTTCTGTAAGCCCTATGTAATCGCCACTGATCGCCGTGAAGTTCTCATATTGAACAACATTCGGTATCAACTGCAACAACCAAAAAGCAATgagtatatatatgcatttttgaatgttttttttttttggtaaaaggttaagTTGCATTTTTGAATGTTAGTAACATTAATCAAATAGTTTTGAAATATGCATAACCCTATGGTAAACTCTTGCACTCTCTACGGCTTCTGAAGGTTTCATATTCAACACAAAGCAATTAAGGAACACTTGAAGCACCCCTGCAATTATATTCATTCCGCCAGCTCCTCCAAGCGCTGCCACCAACTCACCATCCTGCCATGAAAAGCAATTGCAGTTACATCTCACAGTAATCACTAAAACACGAAAGATAGATAAATATTGATGGTAAACCTTGGTGACTATGAGAGGTGTCATGGAAGATAATGGtcttttgtttggttcaatGAAATTTGTAGGAGCTGGAGGAAGCATGTCGGTAGTGATCTCTGTAGGTGCCGAGAAATCATCCATCTCGTTGTTTAGCACAATACCAGTGGCAGGTGATAAAACCTTGGCACCAAAAGCGTAATTCACTGTTGTGGTCATCGACACAGTGTTTCGATCAGCATCCACAATGCAGAAATGACTCGTCCCTTGGTCCCTTAGTTGGCTCCACCGGTTCATATAGTACTCGGGTGGGAATGTCGTGTTGTCAAAAATCTTCTTTCGGATTTCTCCCGCGTGAGTCTTGGAGAGCATTTGGTTCATAGCGTTTGTAATGTTAACGAACTCAGGGTCTCCAAGATCCATACGAGCTGCAAACATATGTTTCATTGCTTCTATCAAACGATGCAGCTCAAGATCTTTTCCCGAAGCAGTGTAAAGGTTCGAGTAACTATCCAAGATATTCATAACCATCGCAAAACCGACTGTACCGCTCGAAGGAGGCGGCATTCCATGAACCGTGTAACCCATAACATTCACAGACATTGCATCCGTAACTCTGACTTTGTAACTTCTTAGATCATCCATCGTTATGATCCCTCCAGCGTTTTTCACATCGTTAACAAGCTTCTCACCTACTGTCCCGTTATAGAACGCTCCCGGTCCTTGCTCAGAAATAGTCTCAAGACTCCTAGCTAGTTCCGGGTTATAGCAAGTCTCACCAGGTTTCAAAACTTGTCCGTTACGTGAGAAGACACTCCTCAAACCCGGGTCGTTAAGTATCTTGGAAGCGTGGCTTGCTATAGCCCGTGCGAGATATGGATGCACCACGAAACCGCCTCTGGCCAACTCAATCGCCGGCTCGAAAAGCGGTTTCCACGGGAGACGGCCGTACCGTTTCCAAGCCTCGTAAAGTCCAGCTATCTCTCCTGGAACTCCCATGGACAAAGCGCCAACTGATTTCGCACTCGCATCATTCTTATACATGTCCTGAATCAATTCACAAGCTACACACATTATCTACTAATAAAACTAAATCAAGAAGTGTTTGTGAAAGGTTTTTACCTTAGAAGCAGCTAAAGGAGCAGTTTCTCTCATATCAAAAGCCTCAGCTTTGGAATTTTCCTGCGAGCTAACGATCAAGAAAGCTCCACCACCAATACCACTAGACATTGGATTAATAACACCCACACATAAAGTAGTAGCAACGGCTGCGTCAACCGCGTGGCCACCTCTTCTAAGAACAGAGGCACCAATCTCAGAGCAACGACCATCGTCAGCAGCCACAATGCCATTCTCCGATTCAACCACGTCACTAACGGTTCCATGACTAACACTATGATCATCATCAATTGCTTGTCTTGACAACAAAATCTTAATGTTGTCACTAAAGTTAAAACCTATGAATGTTCAAAACACGTAGCAACAATCAGAGTTTTTACCGGAAAAAGTCAAATCACTAAAAAAGCATCTTTTATCATCATTAAATTCGTAGGGTCGTATCAGATCATAGTATATACTTTGTTCCTCGAATATTGGAAGTAATTTTTTAAGGACAGAAACACAAACCTGAAACTCCGACAAGAATCAGAACCAGTAAAAGAGCAACCTTTAGAACTCTactactctgtttcttcttctctccgaCAGCTGTTTCATCATGGTCGTAGATACCTAGAAGAGGATCGGCGATGGTTTCTTGACTCATCCTTCGATCTctatctcttttctctttcgATAGAAACAGAGTGTTACAgagattgaatttttattttggttgtggatattatagaaaaaaagaaagagagagtaggATTATAAGTTGGTGGTGGTCTTTGGTTTCTAAGTTTGTGATTGGAAGTCTGAttaatttaatctaaaatatagtaacatttttttggaattaCACGCGACAACAACTCAAAATCTGTTGGTGGTATACTCGTTACATCATTATTTTGTCCAGATTCATTCTCAATCATAcatataaaaaaggaaagaaacgcaaaaaaaaataagtcaaatttatttatattgttattcTGTTTCCAAagtagcaaaaacaaaaaaaaattaaatttaaatagaaacaatagataaagaaaaataatagtttttgtttatgcATGACTTTCTCCAattttgtagtatatattaacAAACAGCTCACTACATTTTCGGAATAAATTAGATTTTAGttgacaaattttttaaaaaaacaatatataatgaTAAGTTTGTAAGTTATCTTCTTCTAAAATAGTCATTGTATTACAAGAAAATTTGTtaaagacttttaaaagaagaactgctaaaaaaaaaaagacttttttcTTCAGTGCctgctaaaataaaaaaatttcaaagaatCTCTAAGggagtgttattggattgtggtttttaaaggagtttgatgtatttaagaatcaggtgttattcaattgggtatttttaaaaatccattaaaatctagtgttattcaatatctactggattttgtgtgattttggatttcaacgtactttgcttctaaaatatgaacaaacacaataccacacttttctcaatcatttcattttcttctcctctctttagatggatctctagcctttgacatattattgtttgattttttttctcaatccttttatataatcacacttattcatcagatatgtattatttttgagaatttttttttgtgttctttaacttttttttctgggttcatgatctataacttttttttttggtttatgatataatcacactttttttttctgggttcaatctctgtttcttcctcctcaaaccctttgtatataatcacacttattcatcagatctgtgtttttttgtattctttaattttttttttctgggttcatgacaTCTGGGTTCTTTAATTACACCAAAAATCtggattgaaaacaaatacagtttaattcaagttttctaTGACATGCGTAAAAGTCTGggtgttattaatttaatataattttggtgtataacacagtttatggatatatatatatatttttttctaacaataactttttaaaaaatccataacaatcaccaaaaatacattatcaatgactttcaaatccaccttatatgcattataaagtccacacaaatgcattagacttttaaatccactaatgtcctgggttaattaaaatctattaaaatcctcaatccaataacaccccctaagaTTTGTTTCTAAAGATTAGTCCACTAATGCGAACTGCATTGTACACTTTCCAGTCCTCACATATATAACACCTTGAAACCAAACTAGGTGTTGTTATTTGaagtaccaaaaaaaactgttgaaaATTATTTGTTCTGCGCAGCCTTTCATTAAAGAGGACTCTGACTCTCTGAGTATATTCAAGACAAAGTGATGGAAGAACTCTTGAATCACACTCACACACAGCCGGAATGAATGATTTAAATCTCAGCGTTCTCTTCAATACCTTATGTTGTGGAATCTCTTTCTTGGCAATTTTTTAGTTTCATGCATACAtacaaatacatacatataagtCCAAACAAAAAGCTTGAGGGTTCTGACGAGATAGTGAGTTTGCTTAcgtacacaaaaaaaaagataaaggaagaaaaatactccctccgtttcaaaatataggatgttttagtagaaacacacatattaagaaaaaattaattttaaaaagtttaaccaatcatacccaagactgcataatagaaaatataaaattaatctaaaagttgcatagaaagttggaaacatcctatattatgaaacaaaaataatcctctaaacatcctatattatgaaacggagggagtataactTTTGACCATTCACACACTCTGCTGAGGTCTCGTGTAAAGCGTTACCCTTATTATATCAATCTTGGCTCTTCCAACACTTTTGcgtg from the Camelina sativa cultivar DH55 chromosome 12, Cs, whole genome shotgun sequence genome contains:
- the LOC104730415 gene encoding gamma-glutamyltranspeptidase 3; protein product: MSQETIADPLLGIYDHDETAVGEKKKQSSRVLKVALLLVLILVGVSGFNFSDNIKILLSRQAIDDDHSVSHGTVSDVVESENGIVAADDGRCSEIGASVLRRGGHAVDAAVATTLCVGVINPMSSGIGGGAFLIVSSQENSKAEAFDMRETAPLAASKDMYKNDASAKSVGALSMGVPGEIAGLYEAWKRYGRLPWKPLFEPAIELARGGFVVHPYLARAIASHASKILNDPGLRSVFSRNGQVLKPGETCYNPELARSLETISEQGPGAFYNGTVGEKLVNDVKNAGGIITMDDLRSYKVRVTDAMSVNVMGYTVHGMPPPSSGTVGFAMVMNILDSYSNLYTASGKDLELHRLIEAMKHMFAARMDLGDPEFVNITNAMNQMLSKTHAGEIRKKIFDNTTFPPEYYMNRWSQLRDQGTSHFCIVDADRNTVSMTTTVNYAFGAKVLSPATGIVLNNEMDDFSAPTEITTDMLPPAPTNFIEPNKRPLSSMTPLIVTKDGELVAALGGAGGMNIIAGVLQVFLNCFVLNMKPSEAVESARVYHRLIPNVVQYENFTAISGDYIGLTEDTKMFLAERGHEFEEVSGKAIVQLIVQSFKEDKEEDMFIEIGRKFGKKSKQLKGLLTAVSDPRKDGKPAAA
- the LOC104730416 gene encoding ATP-dependent 6-phosphofructokinase 1; the protein is MSSSVSNSDRKIVTGSAGSILEDVPHFTDDFPDCPTYPNPLQDNAAYSVVKQYFVDDDDTVPQKIVVHPDSPRGTHFRRAGPRQRVYFNSDDVLACIVTCGGLCPGLNTVIREIVCGLSYMYGVKRILGIDGGYRGFYARNTIHLDTNTVNDIHRSGGTILGTSRGGHDTTKIVDSIQDRGINQVYIIGGDGSQKGAAAIFEEIRRRKLKVAVAGIPKTIDNDIPIIDRSFGFDTAVEEAQRAINAAHVEATSFENGIGLVKLMGRYSGFIAMYATLASRDVDCCLIPESPFFLEGPGGLFEFIAKRLKESGHMVIVIAEGAGQDLLAESIEESKTLKDASGNKLLQDVGLWISQRIKDHFAKKMTLNLKYIDPTYMIRAVPSNASDNVCCTLLAQSAVHGVMAGYNGFTVGLVNGRHTYIPFYRITEKQNKVVITDRMWARLLSSTNQPSFMKHEDIESNQLVGEPGTMKW